Proteins from a genomic interval of Patescibacteria group bacterium:
- a CDS encoding glycosyltransferase, producing MLSIIIPAYNEAGYIAAKLEELLKQFGTSVEIIVVPNGCVDATASIAQSYAAKHKNVLVHVIPEAVGKAEAVREGWRHAHGDWVAFLDADGSTSASEFQCLFNALQGADGVIASRWAPGARVENRTALRKAASYIFALVVKLLFWMPYRDTQCGAKIFKRSVILKILPHSRVQNIAFDVELLLLCRHFGDRIVEYPTHWIDRSASVIIGTPMKLLRSSVIMLWTLLRLRFRFSFIHRESL from the coding sequence ATGCTTTCCATTATCATTCCAGCGTATAACGAGGCTGGATACATTGCAGCAAAACTTGAAGAGCTCCTCAAGCAGTTTGGTACTTCGGTAGAGATTATCGTGGTTCCAAATGGCTGCGTTGACGCAACGGCAAGCATTGCGCAGAGCTACGCGGCAAAGCACAAGAATGTTCTTGTGCACGTCATTCCAGAAGCAGTTGGAAAAGCCGAAGCAGTCCGAGAGGGCTGGCGACACGCGCACGGCGACTGGGTGGCATTCCTGGATGCCGATGGTTCTACTTCCGCAAGTGAATTTCAATGCTTGTTCAATGCGCTACAAGGGGCTGATGGCGTGATTGCTTCTCGCTGGGCACCGGGTGCACGAGTGGAAAATCGAACAGCACTGCGGAAAGCTGCAAGTTACATCTTTGCGCTGGTGGTGAAGCTCCTGTTTTGGATGCCATACAGAGATACGCAGTGCGGGGCAAAAATATTTAAGCGTTCGGTGATACTGAAGATACTTCCGCATTCCCGTGTGCAAAATATCGCTTTCGACGTTGAGTTGTTGCTTTTGTGCCGTCACTTCGGCGATCGGATTGTTGAGTACCCCACCCACTGGATTGACCGTTCTGCATCGGTCATAATCGGGACACCCATGAAATTGCTCCGCAGTAGTGTGATCATGCTGTGGACACTCCTTCGCCTTCGTTTCCGCTTTTCCTTCATTCATCGCGAATCTCTATGA